GAAGTTGCCTGACAGACTGAGGTATTGACATTAAGATCTTTATGTTAGAGCAACCTTGGAGACCACATGATCTCATCCGAGGTTTCAGCAAACCTCTGGAATCACATGACTCCCCGACCTATGGGATGGCTGCATGCGTAATTCGGAGCTAAAGATTGGGTTTTAAAACCCCCAGCTGCTCTTTCCTTCCTGTGAATAAATAGTTACGACTTCACCAGCTGCTACAGTACCAGAACTAGATGCGCACAGTAATAAAAATGAAAGGATTGAAGAGGACAGCAGCAGGATGGCAAAACATGGCAAAGATCTGGAGCTATGTGAGCAGATTAGTTTAAAAGCAATATTTATAGCATTTACTGGGAGGAAATATTCTGGTGTTGTGGATAacctccctgcctctgagccaaagTCCCAGGACTTGattgccaaggaaggtgcattcataacgcagCCAACCTGGTTGAGTATCAACTTGTCAATCCTTCCATTCACCAATGTCAGGCATTCAGAGTGAGagaaattcctggtcagccatgtgatggaaagaaaattggagtcTCTAACATCTCTATTATTTATAGGTCTGCATTAAAGTGCATGTTGATACAGCAACTCATTCTTTTGGGGGGGCCAGTTGGTTCagctggctggacagctggtgtggatcagattggtacCAAGAACACGGAGTTTGGTCCCCATTCTGGTTGAGATGAATTTAGGACCTTCCTCCTTGCCCCGCCAATGGTGGAGATAGCAGCACTGTGGGCCAGAATTGTCTTTGGGTAGAGAACTGAAAATTCATTGGGAGAGGCAGCAATTTACTTGTTTATTTAGCAGGGCCCGAGCCAAAGAAAACTACCGAGTAGgttggctgcaaagagatagGTAGATGTAAAATGGTGGCAAGGGGTGAACAGTCTCTGGGTCAGAAAGAGGACTGAGACAACTGAGACTGCAATGGATGAGCCAGCATAATGGAGGCAGAAGAGCTCTGGTTAGATTGGTGCTACTTTCAAAGCAGTTGACATTGGAGAAAGAAAGTAACATTGAAGTGTTCTGGAAGGGATTAGGAAGTCTGCAAAAGACATGAGAGAGCTAAATatattcaattttaaaaagttaattgaAATAGGACAAATATCACACAATAATTGGATCAAAAACAAAATGACAATAGAGCTGGTGAAGTGATATCAGACGTTAATTCAGAAGGCAAGCAACCTGTAATCATGTCGTAACAGGTTAGGAAATTCActggattatttttaaattttgtttaaaCATTTGTTTTGGACATGAAAATTTTAGTCACTGAAAAAATTGGGAGTGAAAAGAATTCTGAATGCATTTTGAGAAACGTGTGGAAAGCATGTTGCCAAACTGTGGAATTGCCTTTACCGagaaatggcagtgttgttgatGTGAAGGTGACCATTTCAGTAGATTTCCATGCAATTGATTTTTCCAAGCCACCATTTGGGTTATTTTCTAAATTAATCAGTCAACTGTGAATATACTGTAGGGAAAGCAAAAAATGACAAGTATTGGAAAGAAAATTCTTCACAGATTGCAAATCTGctgaacatcttcagcttttattTTTGGCCACACACCATATTTTGCTTGTGCATGTATATTGTGTGCTGTGCAAGTTAAATTCTTCAATTTACATTTGGTTTTGCTTTTTTATGTCTCACAATAAAAGCTGAGAAGTCATCGTCAGAATAAGTTAACCGTAACTTTTTATTTTGTTAATCAGTACACATTTTCATGAGTATATGTTTTTGTTTTAGTATAAAAATGCATCTTTTTTGTCATTGTGTACAGTTGCTTGCATCAGGCAGTGCAAGAAACGGAATAAGAACAAGTCTGCTTTCCTGCAAAGTAGCTGATCCTGAGGAGGCCAGTCAGACTTTATCCACCATAGCAATTTTCTGAAACAGCTGCTAATTATGTTCATGATGCCCAAGTGTTCAAATAAGTTACCGCCAAGGAAGATAAGCCTACAAGATATTGACCAGAAGTTCCGTTGTCAATTTATATGGACTAATTAGTATCTTaagtaatttctttccattaatTTGTTTTTGAAGAAACTTATCAAACATCACAatagcaaaaaaaaatgtttacatAATAAAGGCTTTTCAAGTCAATTTACAGTAAATGTATAACATGAAAACTGCAGCCAAGGCCAAAAATATCTTGTTTACATATTCTGAAATTTACTGTCATACTTCCTAAATTTACTTTATTTCCCCTGGACTCTATAATTTTCTTGAGCTATCCAGACTCTAGTTCAAAATGTTATTATTCTTAAATGTACAGCCTTTCCTCAGCTCTTGTTGATCCTCACTGATGTATTCTACTTCTCTGCGCTCACTATTCACTTTTAACAATTGAGGCAATTATTGTAAACTTTTGTGATATCAGTTAAGCTGCATCATGATGTCACAATAGCTGTTGTTATCTTAAAAAACTATGGAATTTGTCAGTTTATATTTTAACTGATATAACAGTCCATCATGTTTTTACCAGGTAGGTAAAAACAATTCTGTTATTCAATTTGCTATTCCTTTTCAATTTGCACCAAATATTGCCATTCATGTGGTTTGAAAGCTTCTTTTTCTCTGATCCTTGGGTTCGGTCTTTGAAAGATTTTGGGCGTGATCTTATGACTTTGTTCCGCCTGACTTTTGGCGAGGTGGGAAGATCGAGCAGGAAGTGAAAAATAAATGACACGCCCAGTTTCTCGCCTCCCCTAATCATACTAGCCCTGGTTTCCCGGCGAAATTGGCTCACTTACCTTAACTTCACCAGGCGGAATCACATATGGTCTCCATCAGCGGAGACCAGGCTTGATGGCCTCACCGGGGGGGATCGGAGGCTATTGAAGCCCCCAAGTggtatggggcagtgccagcctggcactgtccaccaggcaccaTAACAGTGGCAGTGCCGTTGGGGGTTGAGGGGGAGCTGAGCCTGTGGGGTGGAGCTATGAcatggtgggagggaagggggacacTCTGTGGGAGTGAAAGGGAAGGGGGAAACTTGGCAGAAGGTGGCAATCAGAAGTGGGGAGGTGGCAAGAGATCTCCCAGcatactgggagattggggcacgTGCATAATAGCAGACCCTGTAAGCTCAGCCCCCAAAAAAACAAACactaaactctcccattttcttgcTCGGCACTTGGCTTTATGTTTTAATAATATGGGTATATAGGCTTTACCATTTAAAACTTTTGGATGTTCTCAACACTGCATGTCTTAATACCATGTAATTACTACTTTTGCATTGCTTTGAAGTGGTCTTGAATGGTCTAAAAATGACAATTAAATGTAACTCGAAAGTTAGGCACTAACACAAGAGGTGTGCCACTACCTGTAGAAAATAGTTTTTAACTATTTGGATTTCACTGCAAACCCAAGTCCCAGCTGCTCTCCTGATCCTAAAATGTAACTCTCCTATGAATGGCGCAGACCTTTTTTGACTTTGGGCACAGTACAACATTCAGCTGGCATCCTAACACAGTTCACAGTGCATTTGTGCTTAGTGTACAGTCACTGTTGTGGGCCAGATAACTCTAAattataataaaaataataaacacGCAACTCATTAGGGGATTTTAAATGCTCATCATCATTGACTCAATGGTGATGACTATAAAAAACTCTATTGTCAGAAACAGTTTTTTGTAACTATCCATTTGTGCAGTTTTGGAAAGCAGCTAGATACACCTGCTATTACCAACTTAATTCCAATTTCTGGAtgggaaaaaaattaaaaatgaatgGTGCATTTGTTTCTTTGCATTCAACATTACTGTGGCGGATAATCTTCCCAATATCCAGTTCCTAATTTAAAGTTTGAAAAATGTATGTTGCCCTTCACACCATTTCATGTATTTTGCCCTGTAAATTCCAGTTTATGAAGATAGTTTGAAACATTGTCGTACAGAACAACTGTAAAACCGTTAACGGTATAGAGCTTTGTTTTTTTTGCAAGTACTGCCCTGTTTTCTATTGGTTGAAGAAGTTTTTTATAAATTTCAGTTGATATATAAGTCTAAAATGCCACCTTGCTTTACTTTTGATTCAGAATATCTCATTTGGTAAGACTATACTATTGACTCAATGAGCAGGCATCTTAGCTACTTAATTCCTGCCCTGATGTGGCCAACTGCAACTTTAAAATTGCAGGAAGCAAGGATATCCAGCACACCAATGGGGTCCACTTTAAATATGTAGGCTAGGCTTTGATTACCTCATTGGAGGCCAACGGCTCTTAAAACCTGAGTCCTGAGATGGCAAATTCTCCATCTCCCAGCAGACCTGCCAGCACCCAAAGGAGATCCAGTAATTGTTTTTAAGAAGTTCTAGTTTCTTTCAGGACCCACAGAGGAACATAAGACTTTCTCTGTCCCAGGATTACCATCTGGAATCCTGACCAATTTTCACCTCCTTCAGATGTTGCTCTTTAAATGACTGGGAAAACATCTCTCTGGCTTCCCAACCCATTTTCGTTGGCAAGCTACATGTAAATGAGTTTTAGCCATTCACACCCAGGTCTGAGTTTTATATTTAGGAGTATGCCAGCAGTGCCCAAAATCTAACTACAATAGCAACTTAAACTTGTTTTTCATCTGGttacatgatcttattgaatggtggagcaggctcgaggatctGAGTGGCCAACTCTATGTATGTACTGTTACCTGAGCTTCTCCTTTCAAAAGGCAAGCAGAAACATTTGACTTGTTCTTGGCATTGCCTTTCTCTTAACTTCTAACTACAGACTGAACCCCTGGGCTTAACTGGGATATTTGGCTACTGTTCTCATGTTGACTATTCTGCTTAATGGACTTAGGATAAGATAACTTTCTCTCATTCTACCAGTTATGAATTCCACAAATTGGCTTAAGATGCAGCCCTTCAAAAATAACCTTTAACTCAATTCCAGTCATTTCCATGAAGAAACAAAATGACGAAAACTCCTGAAACATGACACCAATAATTCAGATGATTTGATGGTCACCCAAAATATTAAAGGTGTTTAAAGATCAGAAGTTCTGAGTTGTCTCTAAGATACTGTTGTCACTCAAATTTTAGTACAGTAGTGGATATACGAAATTATCAAActacccagggacccgggttcgattcctggcttgggtcacttgtacggaatttacactttctccctgtgtctgtgtggatttcctctgggtgctccggtttcttcccacagtccgaaagacgtgctggttaggtgcagtggccatgctaaattcacccttgatgtacccaaacaggcgtcgccggagtgtggtgactaggggattttcacagtaacttcatcgcagtgttaatgtaagcctacttgtgacactaataaataaaccttaaaaaccTATATTTGAATTCTGAAAAACATTTTGCATATacaatttttttttgtctttctaCATGAGTTAGCACTAGAAAGATTTTGTTCTATTTGACATTGGAATTAACTGGTTGTTACAGGTTTGTTGCAAATGATAATATTGAGACCAGTTTGAGATGTAAGAACTGTTATACTGTATGTAACAGCTCCCAGGATATCCCAaaagtgtgtagatgagggcattgCAGTTGATgtaatctacatggacttcagtaaggcttttgaccagggatccagggcaatttggcacattggatccaaaattggtttaGTGGCAGGAGGCAAAGGGTAGTGGTCAATGTTTATTTTTGTGACTGgtagcctgtgtccagtggtgtaccacagggatcagtggtgaGTCCCTTGCTATTTGtagtacattaatgatctagatgtgaaagtaggaggcatgatcagtaagttagcagatgacatgaaaattggtggtggtAAATAGTGATGAGGAAAGCCTGAAATaacaggatgatatagatgggcagaatgatgacaaatggaatttaatcctgaagtgtgaggtgatgaattttggctGGGAGAACAAGGATCAGTAGGACGCTAGGAAGTACAGACGGATCTTGCAGTTGTTTCCCATAGATTCCTGAAGTCAACAGgacagataaggtggttaagaaggcatatgaaatgcttgtctttattagccaaggtatagaatataagagcagggaggttacagTGTCAAACACTAGTTAGgcaacagctggagtactgtgtgcaattctggttgccacactataggaagggtgtgattgcactagagagggtgcagaggagattgaccgtgatgttgcctgggctggagtgtttcaattATGAAGAGGAAGTTAGGCTgtgattgttttccttagagcagagaaggctgagtgggaacctgattgaagtgtacaaaattcagagggacatagataggaaggaacttttcctctTAGTAGagcggtcaataaccaggggcactGATTTATTATAAGAGGCAGGATATTTAGaggtgatttgaggaaaaacatttttatgcagagtggtgggaatctggaacttgctgcctgaaggggtgatagaggcaggaacCTTCACACATTTAAAGAAGCATTTTAGGTGAGCAAACATGGTtctagaccaagtgctggaaaaatgaTTAGAATGGCTAGGTGcatgatggccagcatagacccgttgggctgaagggcctttgagCTGTAAAACTCCATGACTGACACTGAACTGCTTTGAAGTACCGTTACCATGCAAAtaaatgcagcagccattttgcacaccaCAATCCAATACGAATATCAGTTTGTGATGGcagtgttgtaatgcaggaaataatACTAAATCACCATTTAAACAAAAAACCAGAAGGAAGTGTGTTTGTGCCAAGAGGTTGAAAAGCAGctattgcattttttaaaatcgtCAATACTTTATTTTGGCAGTAAAAACAGTATAATTGTTTAGTTTGTCAGCAGTTTGGTCTTCAATATGCCAGTCTGATGCAGCATTAATAATGTCATTACTCAGACCACGAATAGCTGCTCCCCCAGTTGAATGCATATTGTTGAATCATTGACAGGCACTTTCATGCTGCTGTTGTACAGAAAAACTGCAGTGTAAGCAATTacattttcaacaaaattaatCTCTTTTCACTTTGAACGTCATGGTGACCAGGTCGTCAATACCAGCTTGCAGCTCATCGTGTTCCTGTACATCAGACACTCCTGCAGGCGTTCCGGTGAGAATCAGGTCCCCTGCTTCCAGCCGGATAATGCCACTGATGTAGCTGATGAGATAGGGGATAGGGAATATCATCTGTGAGGTGTGCCCTTGCTGCCTGAGCTGCCCATTGACCTTGAGCCAGAGAGTCAGGCCGTGCGGGTCGGGGAGCCTGTCCTTTGGGATGAAGTCGCTGACCGGGCAGGAACAGTCGAAGGCTTTGGCCAGAGTCCAGGGATGTCCTTTCTTCTTGCACTCCTCCTGGGTGTCCCGGGCCGTCATGTCCAGACACAGTGCATACCCTCCCAGGTGGCCCATTGCTTCCTCCTGCGGGATGCAGCTACCGCCCTTAGCCAGCACCAAGCCCAGCTCCACCTCGGGCTGCAGCCGGCGGCTGTAGCGGGGCGGCCGGATCGCCGAGCCCGGCCGCAGGTAGGCACTGGGCGGCTTGAGGAAGAGCAGAGGCTCGGCACCGGGCAGCGGGTTCCCCAATTCCCGGGCGTGTTCGGCATAATTCCTGCCCACGCAGACAATCTTCCTGCCCCACTCCCAAAAAGAGTGCAGATCCCGCATAGACATCTTTGGACCCCCCTTGTGAAATCTCAACTTCACCCTGGGCCCCTTTTAATTTTCTTTACAAATGCTAACTTGTGCTCCGCCCAAAGGTTATGGTGAAAAGTTGCAATTGGTTGCAATTACCCAATGAAGGAGTAGTTGAGGGTTGGAGGTGAAAGGCTGTGTGTGCAGAGCCTCCCAGTGCTGATCCCCAGCCCTGACTATGTTGGTGAAGCTGCACCGACTcggcagtgtgagtgtgactgtgctgaCAGCTGCTGCTCGGAAGCTCGGTAGGCTCCCTATTCCTTTCCCTCTCCTCAGGGTGACTGACACACAACCTTCCCAACCAGCTTAGTTACAGCTGCATTTGTCACTCCAGCTAGTGTCATGCCAAATGCAACAGCTCCTCGATAAACACATTCAGGTGTTTCCTCTTGACTGCAAACATTATGTCATTAGAAGTCTTTGTAATGTGTTTCAAAAGGTGTATGAGCTATTTAAAAGCAAAGAATGTTGTTCATAGCTGTGTCGAGTTTAACTTTTCCTGTACCTAAATATTTTATAATATTTCACATGATGTTGTAATTTTATCTCCTCTAATCCAGAAGCCATTCCAGCTAGTTAAGTTAAAGTGGTTAAAATCAACACACGGTTCAGTCGCTGCCTCTGTTTTGAGAGATGTGTCTCTTGTGGGCCTGCCACTTAACACAGAGGCCGAACTTGCTGACGTTAACAAGTATTGACCTGGGGATTAATAGTGTGTCAGGCCCTGGCAAATTTGTTGTTTTGGGGAGGTGTTCAAACAAGATTCTGGATTTTAATTATTTAGAGCTGTGTTTAAGATACGAGCCCCTGTTTCCAGTTCGGATGCCTTCAGGGAAATAAGTAAACGTCTGTTTTAGAAACGTCGAGTCTGGCTTGTCAGTGACAGCTAGTGGCCAAAGCAATAGAAAACGGAGGGTGACAACCTGGTCTGTTCTCCTGAATATCCCAGTGGCACCCATAGAGCAACATTAATGTAAAGTTGGACAAAGAGGGCACTCGTTATCTTGGTTACAAATAATCATTTGCAAAGGGCAAAAACTGAAGTGTagtgtcattttttttaaaaatgaagggcTCTTTAAACAAACTGACAAATTGCTCATTAAATTTCTCTTTGGTAGGCCAATATTTTAGTGATTGATGGTGTGTTTCTGGAGTTTACTAACATACAGGAGATTCTATGCTTAAATCTTAATCTCCTACAGATCATAAAACAGCAAGTCACAGTTTGCATAAATAGGCTCTCTCTTGTTAAATGTAAAGTGCTCCTTCTAAATAAATCCGTTTCATATTACAATATGCAATGTTTTCCATATTAAACATCTTGTACAGGTATAACTATTCCAATGCTTATTCAGTCATTTATAATCGTGTTCAGTTGTTTTGTAACGATACAAGTCCCTTTCAACGCCAAGTTTCCTTTACTCCAGTTGGTTATGACTATCAATCAGCGTAATGGAACCTTTTCCAAATTCGACATGAAATGCAAAGAACTCCTAGAGATGGCCATACAAAACAAGGCCCTATAGCcataacacagtggcacagttgttagcagtgctgcctctcagcgccagggacttgggttcgattcctggtttgggtcactgtctgcggagtctgcacgttgtccccgtgtctgtgtgggtttccgccaggtgctcccgtttcctcccacactccaaaagacgtgctagttaggtacattggccatgctaaattctccctcagtgtacccaaacgggcgtCGGAGTgtcgtgactaggggattttcacagtaacttcattgcagtgctaatgtaaggctacttctgacaataaataaactttacaactgTAACTGTTTGCTGTTCAACAAACTGTTTATTCAAATTGAACTGGTTTAAAAATGTATCACTATACACTTAGGCAAGAATTCTCTCTGCATTTCCAAGTTAAAGACAAGGCAATTAAAGAACACGCCTTCCTTTATTACAGAATATCTACTTCCAAAACAAGTTATATTGGGACCAGCCTGATGTATGATTGGATGTTACAACTGACCTCAGCATCCTGGGCTAGGGAAGGTTAAAATAGGCCATGACAATTATAGAAAGATCTGTGCTAGAAGTGCATTTTGTGATGATTGAATTAAGACAGAAATGAAATATAAATGAGCACAGAGAGAATATTTGCTTACATGAGGTAGGGAAGGACTAATTGCACGTATAGAAATTACCATAGCAAAATGAAACATCCAGGATAGGAGAGCAGAAAGTTGGGAACGGGAGGAGGAGGATAAAGACTTGAACAAATAATCATGGTTTTGGGTGTTGCGTGGCATCCTTTGATTCTAAAATTAGAGACCCCTTACAAAACTGAAAACAATTCTTATACTTTGGTCAGTTAAGAGTTGTTGTTTTCAATGTTAATTCAGGAATCATTTATAGATTTTCATATATCTGTTTATTTACATTCTCTGTCTGCAGGTTCATTTTACTTACACTCTGGAAGTGCCGTTAGAAAGTCTGAAACTGTAATTCAGGCAAACATGAAGGTTGAATTGTTGCCAGCATTGACTGATAACTACATGTATCTCCTCATTGATAATGAAACCAGAGAAGCAGCGATAGTGGATCCAGTGGAGCCACAGAAGGCAAGCAGGAAAAATAACTGTGAAAAACTTTAGTTAGTTAGCCATTGTTAAAAGTTGTTAAAGCAGATAAGGTATCCTCTCTTGCACGTGCTTTGTTTGTGGCTGCGACGCAAAGGGACTGACTGGGTTTATGATTCTATTCAGGTATTTCCAACATGACATTATAATCTAAGCCAGTGGCTGCCAATCTATTATGTGTCATGGCACACCTCTGTAAGTTGAGGCACACCTCCTATTtcctctgtcttcttcccttccTGGGATctttgtttttaacttctccctggcctcttgccttttttttttaaacttcgcttctcccagggtttttgtgCCACTTTTGAGTTTTTGCTTTCTGTGCAGGTGCATggggacctttgtcttcagctccaagtcctgttGGTCAATGGGCATGGGGCCTGACCAATGTAAAAAATCTAAACTGCGCACGTGCGGCTTTTTCCCAGCCAGCGCATACGTGGAAAGCCCAAGGTTTGTTTGGTCTTGGAGGTGCCAatcacagagctgaagacaaagattggttttagtttaattacattaaTTTTTAACCTTTTTTGTGGCAcactttggggggtgggggtgtgtggagggggtcaTGTGCCATGGCACAATCGCTGGGAGCCACTGATTTTATGCAGGCATGCAGCTTTGGATAGAAGGTTAACTGATTAAAATTGGCTGTAAGTCTTCTACTTAGCAACAGTTCAAAGTATTTCATTAagaagctgtaaagtgctttggaatgttttGAAGTCATGAAACACAAAACTAGATTGACAATTGAGTAATTaaactggcagcacagtggcacagcactagggacccgggttcaattcccggcttgggtcactgtctgtgtagagtctgcacgttctccccgtgtctgcgtgggtttcctccaggtgctccggtttcctcccatagtccgaaagatgtgttggttaggtgcattggccatgttaaattctccctcagtgtacccaaacaggcaccggagtgtggtgacgaggggattttcacagtaactgcattgcagtgttaatgtaagccgacttgtgacactaaataaataaactttaaactttgcagtGTACCTGTACACAGTAAGAACGGGCCCTATGCTTTGCTGCTCGCCAGCCTGCGCCTAAAGCTTTCTGAACTGTATTCCTATGGGGAAATGGTGTGCAGTAACTATCATGCAATCCAAGCTTATCAGAATCCCCTGGCCAACAAAATTGAACGTTACCTGCATAGTGATAATATAACCTGAATGAAGAAAATGGAAAATTTTGATCAATTTTACAAATATCAAAGCCACTGTTTCATTTGATTTCAACGTCATATCACTTACTTCTCCAAatttcttttaaaattatttaattaTACTTCTTAGCATTCCATTGCTGAAATTCATTTTCGAAGGCCTGTGCCTTGAAAATTGCAAATGGAGTTCAGTTCCAAGTGAGTTATTTGTGTTTAGtctattttctttctttttagGTAGTTGAAGCAGTGAAAAAGCATGGAGTGAAACTGACTACAGTTCTCACTACACATCACCACTGGTAAgcttgtgatttaaaaaaaagaactttAAAAGTGAATAATATACACAACAGAAAAAGCACCTGGTATAGGCAGCATAAACCTGCAATAAAACTCAGAGTTCAAGCTGACTGTTGATTTTGGGATTTTGGGTCCTTAACGCAGTGTATTCCTACAAGTGAGTGTCAGTTGATTCTATATTCAGGCCTGGACTTAACAAAAAAACAAGATCGAGAGAACAGCAGATACAGTGCTttttaataaaacaaaaacatCCCAAACAAATGCCGCAGTTAGTGATAGAGTTAAGGGGGATTGCCAAAAGCATGGgcaaaaatacattttttgtgGAGGGGTTTAAAGGCTGAAATGATATGGTGAACTTTAGGGAGGGGGCTCCGGAGGGTAAGGCCGAGGCAACTTAAAGACCTATCACCAGTAAGGAGGGAGTGATGCTCAAAGTCTGAAAACCAAAGGACATTGGTTGGGAGTAAGATTGGAAAAGATTGTAGAAATATGAGACCAAGAATAATAAATATTTTGAACTGTCGGTTACAGAGAGTTAAGCAACCTAGTGTAACACAGGATGGTGGAGTTTGTGAGGGCTGAGATTTGGGAGGTCAACAAGGAGGACCTTGGAGGAAGTGTTCAGTCTAGAAGTGGCAAAGGTTTGGATAAGGATTTCAGCATTGTTGGGTGTGGAAGCCAACGTTGCTGAGGAGGAAGTTAGAGGATTTAGTGACAGGTCTGTGTCTGATGAGGTGGTAGTTAGAGGATTTAGTGACAGGTCTGTGTCTGATGAGGTGGTAGAGGATTTAGTGGCAGGTCTGCGTCTGATAAGGTGGTAGTTAGAGAATTTAGTGACAGGTCTGCATTTGCTGAGGTGGTAGTTAGAGGGTTTAGTGACAGGTCTGTTTCTGATGAGGTGGTAGTCAGAGGGTTTAGTGACAGGTATGCGTCTGATGCTACATTGGGCTGAACAGGGTGCTGAGCTTGTGCACAGTCCTGATTTGGCCTTAGCAAG
Above is a genomic segment from Mustelus asterias chromosome 23, sMusAst1.hap1.1, whole genome shotgun sequence containing:
- the fahd1 gene encoding oxaloacetate tautomerase FAHD1, mitochondrial, with product MSMRDLHSFWEWGRKIVCVGRNYAEHARELGNPLPGAEPLLFLKPPSAYLRPGSAIRPPRYSRRLQPEVELGLVLAKGGSCIPQEEAMGHLGGYALCLDMTARDTQEECKKKGHPWTLAKAFDCSCPVSDFIPKDRLPDPHGLTLWLKVNGQLRQQGHTSQMIFPIPYLISYISGIIRLEAGDLILTGTPAGVSDVQEHDELQAGIDDLVTMTFKVKRD